A genomic window from Rhodococcus sp. KBS0724 includes:
- a CDS encoding DUF488 domain-containing protein codes for MKRRKIAVARVYENSDAENTVRLLVDRLWPRGVRRDELRFDDWAKELAPSTELRKWYGHDTTRFDAFAAQYRAELDAVPVREYIERVTPTADARPIVLLTASKDLAHSHASVLADYLRAIV; via the coding sequence GTGAAGCGTCGAAAAATCGCCGTAGCGCGGGTCTACGAAAACTCCGACGCGGAAAACACGGTGCGGCTGTTAGTGGACCGACTCTGGCCGCGTGGAGTGCGACGCGACGAGTTACGGTTCGACGATTGGGCGAAGGAACTGGCTCCGTCTACCGAACTACGAAAGTGGTACGGCCACGACACGACTCGCTTCGACGCGTTTGCCGCGCAGTATCGCGCAGAACTCGACGCCGTTCCAGTTCGCGAGTACATCGAGCGCGTCACACCCACAGCGGACGCGCGCCCCATCGTGCTGCTGACTGCGAGCAAGGACCTCGCCCACAGCCACGCGTCAGTGCTGGCCGACTATCTCCGCGCGATCGTGTAA
- a CDS encoding Re/Si-specific NAD(P)(+) transhydrogenase subunit alpha has translation METSKSAQVRPSVGVPRESSDGERRVALVPKIVAALIGKGVDVVVESGAGLGALIPDELYTAAGAKIGDPWTADVVVKVAPPSSDEIGKISTGAKLIGFLNPRNADNRIAELKAAGIEGYAVEAIPRISRAQVMDALSSQANVSGYKAVLLAASESTRFFPMLTTAAGTVKPATVLVLGVGVAGLQALATAKRLGGRATGYDVRPEVADQVRSVGAQWLDLGIDAAGEGGYARELTDGERAKQQQALEDAIKGFDVVITTALVPGRPAPRLVTAAAVEGMKPGSVVVDLAGETGGNCELTEPGQTVVKHGVTICSPLNLPASMPEHASELYSKNISALIELMLVDGALAPDFSDEVLAGACVTREEKGA, from the coding sequence ATGGAAACATCGAAGAGCGCACAAGTGCGTCCGTCGGTCGGCGTCCCTCGGGAGTCGAGTGACGGTGAGCGTCGGGTCGCGTTGGTGCCGAAGATCGTGGCGGCTCTGATCGGTAAGGGCGTCGACGTCGTAGTCGAGTCCGGTGCCGGTCTGGGCGCGTTGATCCCGGACGAGCTGTACACCGCTGCCGGCGCGAAGATCGGCGATCCGTGGACCGCCGACGTTGTCGTCAAGGTCGCGCCGCCGTCGTCGGACGAGATCGGCAAGATCAGTACGGGAGCCAAGTTGATCGGGTTCCTGAACCCGCGCAACGCGGACAATCGCATCGCGGAGCTCAAAGCTGCCGGGATCGAGGGATATGCGGTGGAAGCAATTCCGCGTATTTCCCGCGCGCAGGTGATGGACGCGCTGTCCTCGCAGGCAAACGTGTCCGGCTACAAGGCTGTGTTGCTGGCGGCGTCGGAGTCGACGCGATTCTTCCCGATGCTCACCACGGCCGCCGGTACGGTCAAGCCCGCGACGGTGCTTGTTCTCGGTGTCGGTGTTGCCGGGTTGCAGGCGCTGGCCACGGCCAAGCGTCTCGGTGGCCGCGCCACCGGCTACGACGTGCGACCGGAGGTAGCCGATCAGGTGCGCTCGGTGGGCGCTCAGTGGCTTGATCTCGGTATCGACGCAGCCGGTGAGGGCGGATACGCCCGTGAGCTCACCGACGGCGAGCGCGCGAAGCAGCAGCAGGCACTCGAAGACGCCATCAAGGGATTCGACGTCGTGATCACCACGGCGCTGGTTCCGGGTCGTCCCGCTCCGCGTTTGGTGACCGCAGCTGCTGTGGAGGGCATGAAGCCCGGCAGCGTTGTCGTGGACCTCGCCGGTGAGACGGGCGGCAACTGTGAGTTGACCGAGCCCGGCCAGACCGTCGTCAAGCATGGCGTCACGATTTGCTCGCCGCTGAATTTGCCGGCGTCGATGCCCGAGCATGCCTCGGAGTTGTACTCGAAGAATATTTCCGCGCTGATCGAACTGATGTTGGTCGATGGGGCTTTGGCACCCGATTTCTCCGACGAGGTTCTGGCCGGTGCGTGCGTCACCCGTGAAGAGAAGGGCGCCTGA
- a CDS encoding NAD(P) transhydrogenase subunit alpha, whose amino-acid sequence MYTSLLSNIAILVLSGFVGFAVISKVPNTLHTPLMSGTNAIHGIVVLGALVVLGKVHDPSIGLQIILFVALVFGTVNVVGGFVVTDRMLAMFKAKPAAKAVSKDGDQ is encoded by the coding sequence ATGTACACATCGTTGTTGTCGAATATCGCGATCCTGGTGTTGTCCGGGTTCGTCGGTTTCGCGGTGATCTCGAAGGTCCCGAACACTCTGCACACCCCGCTGATGTCGGGTACCAACGCCATCCACGGCATCGTCGTCCTCGGCGCGCTCGTGGTTCTGGGCAAGGTGCACGACCCGTCCATCGGATTGCAGATCATCTTGTTTGTCGCACTTGTCTTCGGAACGGTCAACGTTGTCGGTGGCTTTGTGGTCACGGACCGCATGCTGGCGATGTTCAAGGCCAAGCCCGCAGCCAAGGCTGTTTCGAAGGATGGTGACCAGTAA